In Nocardioides nitrophenolicus, the genomic window AGTAGGTCTGCTGCGCCCGCTGCCGGAACCCGCCGAAGACGGTGTCGAGCGCGGTGACGAAGGTCTGCAGGTCCTTGAGGAACTGCGCGCCCAGGATCCGGGTGAGCGCATTCGTGATCAGGCTGAACCCGGCGGTCATCAGCTTCGCCGGCCCCTTCGCGGGCGCGAGCAGCAGCCGCACGAACCGGCCGTCGAGGAAGCTGGACAGGCGCTCCGGGGCGTCGAGGAAGTCGAGCGCGGAGCGCGACGGCGGGGTGTCGACGACGATCAGGTCGTAGCTGCCGTCGGCCTGGGCATCGCGGTAGATCTGGCCGAGCTTCTCCATCGCCATGTACTCCTGCGTGCCCGCGAACGAGCTCGACAGCGCGATGTAGAACGGGTTGGCCAGGATCTGCTTGGCCTTCTCGGGGCTGGCCTGGGAGAGCACGACCTCGTCGAAGGTGCGCTTCATGTCGAGCATCATCGCGTCGAGGCGGCCGTCGCCCCCCACGCCGGTGACGGGGCGCGGGGTGTTGTCGAGCTCCTCGATGCCCATCGACTGCGCCAGCCGGCGCGCCGGGTCGATGGTGAGGACGACGACCTTGCGCCCCCGCTCCGCGGCCCGGAGCGCGAGCGCGGCGCTGGTCGTGGTCTTCCCGACGCCGCCGGAGCCGCAGCACACGATGATCCCGGTGCCGGGGTCGTCGAGGAGTGCGTCGACGTCGAGCGGGTCGGCCGGCCGGCCGGTGGTGGGGCCGACACGGGAGGGTCGGTGCGCGCTGCTGCGGGCCATCACGCCATTCCCTGCTCTCGGAGGAGGCCGGCGAGCTCGTAGAGCCCGCCGAGGTCGATGCCGCCGGCCATCCGCGGCAGCTCGTACGACGGCACGTCCAGTTCGGCGACCAGGGCCCGCTGGGAGTCCTCCAGCGCCCGGCGCTCGGCGTGGTCGGCCGCCTCGGCGAGCAGCCCGTCGACCAGCCCGGCACCGACCGTGAGACCGCCCGCGGCGAGGTCGGCCTCGATCCGGGCGCGGTCCAGGGTGCCGGCCCGGGCGGCGGCGAGGTCGGCGGCGTCCAGGTCGCGGGGCCGGACCTGGTTGACGATGACGCCGCCCACCGGCAGCCGGGCCGTGCGCAGCTCGGCGATGCCGTCGGCCGTCTCCTGGACGGGCATCTCCTCCAGCACCGTGACCAGGTGCACCGCGGTCCGCGGGGAGCGGAACAGGGTCATCATGGTGTCGGACTGGGCCTTGATCGGCCCGACCTTCGCCAGCCCGGCCAGCTCGTTGCTGACGTTGAGGAACTGGGTGATCCGGCCGGTCGGCGGCGCGTCGAGCACCACGGCGTCGTACTCGATCGCGTTCTTGTTGCGGCTGTTGCGCTGCACCGCCTCGTAGACCTTGCCGGTCAGCAGCACGTCGCGCACGCCCGGCGCGATCGTGGTGGCGAACTCGATGACCCCGAACCGGTCGAGCGCCTTGCCGGCGCGGCCCAGGCGGTAGTACATCGAGAGGTACTCCAGCAGCGCGGACTCCGCGTCGATGTGCAGCGCGTGGACCACGCCGCGACCGCCGTCGTCGCCCGGCAGCCCGGTGGTGAGCCGCCGCTCCTGGTAGGGCAGCGGGTCGACGTCGAACATCCGGGCGATGCCCTGGCGGCCCTCGACCTCGCACAGCAGCACGTTCCTGCCCCGGGTCGCGAGGGCGAGGGCGAGGGCCGACGCCACCGTCGACTTCCCCGTGCCGCCCTTGCCCGTGACGACGTGGAGACGCACCTTCGGCCAATCGCTCACCCGACGGAGCCTAGTGGTGCGTCCCCACGCGAGGGGGTCAGTCGAGCGAGAGTCCCGCCGCCGGAGTGATCCGCGACGCCTTGCGCGAGGGCAGCACCGCCGCGACCAGGCCGGCCAGCGCGGACGCGGTCACGACCAGGGCGAGCTGGCCCCAGGGCAGCACCAGGGACGCGCCGTCCACCGCGGGCTGGACCAGGGCGCGCACGGCGGTCCAGGCGAACAGCACGCCCAGGGCGGTGCCGAGCACGGTCGCCACGACGGACAGCAGCACCGCCTCCGCGGCCAGCATCCGTCGTACCTGCCGGCGGGTGAGGCCGAGCGCCCGCAGCAGGGCGTGCTCGCGGCCGCGCTCCAGCACGGACAGGCCGAGCGTGTTGCCGATGCCGACCAGGGCGATCAGGACGGCGATCGCGAGCAGGCCGACGACGCCGCCGGTGAGCACGTCGAGCTGGGTGTCGACGTACGCACGCTTGGCCAGGCCGTTCTCGACGCCCGCGTCGACCGGCGAGGCGACCGCCTCGACCGAGCCGGCCAGGTCCTCGGGGTCGGCGTCCGCGGCGGCGCGCAGCCACACCGCCCGGGTGGTCGCGCCGGGTGCCAGCCGGTCGAGCGTCGTACGCCGGACCAGGGCCGCCTCGCCCCAGCCCTCGCCGCCGGCGACCCGCAGCTCACGCGTGGTGTCGCCGACGGTGACCGGGACCAGGTCGCCGACCTCGACGCCGTCGCCGATCAGGTCCCACGGCACGATCACCTGGCGCGGGCCGGGCGTCGGCAGGTCGCCGTGGAGCACCTGTGCCGTGCCGTCGGCCGTGGCCGGGAGCAGGGGGAGCGGGTCGAGGTCGCCGATCCGGGCCACCGCGCCCGGCACGGGCACGGCGGCGGCGATCCCGTCGACCGCGCGCAGCCTGGCCTCCAGGTCCGCGGGCAGGGGCGCCGTACCGGTCACGGCCAGGTCGATCGGGTGTTGCTCGTCCATGTCCGCGCTGAGGGCGCTGCGGGAGCTGGCCATGCCGGTGAGCACGGCGGTCGTGAGGGTGACGCCGACGAGCAGCGAGGCCGCGGTGGCGGCGGTCCGTCGGGGGTTGCGCACCGCGTTGCCGGCGGCCAGCCGCCCGGCCGGGCCGAGCAGGCGCTGCGTGAGCGGCCCGGCGGCCCGGATCAGGGCCGGGACCAGGACCGGGCCGAAGAGCAGCACGCCGAGGAAGACGGCGGTCCCGCCTGCGGCGAGGGCGCCGACGTTGGCGGTCGCGATCGCCGCGACCAGCCCGAGCGCGCCCGTACCGAGGGCGAGGACGCCGAGGGCGAGCCGGATCCGGCCGGTGCGGGTGCGGACCTGGGTGCTGTCGTCGGGCCGCAGCGCGGCGAGCGGACTGACCCGGACGGCCCGCCGCGTCGGCAGCCAGGCCGCGACCAGGGTGACCGCGATCGCCACGACGGCGGCGCCGGCGAGCCAGGCGGGCGTCACGTGCGCCTCGCCGAGCCGGGTCTGCGGCCACTGGGCGCGGACCAGCGCGACCAGCCCGTGACCGGCGCCGAGTCCGGTCAGGACGCCGATCACCGCGGCGAGCACGCCGAGGGCGAGCGACTCCAGGCGCACCGAGCGCAGCACCTGGCTCCGGGTCGCGCCGACGCAGCGCAGCAGCGCGAAGTCGCGGGTGCGCTGCGCGAACAGGATGGTGAAGGTGTTGTTGATGACCAGCACGCCCACGACGAGGGCGATCGCGCCGAACATCAGCACGATGATCCGCACCAGGTCGACGCCGCTGTTGACCTGCTGGTGCAGCTCCTGGACGTAGGCGTCGACCCCCTCGACCTCCGCGTCCGGCGCGACCTCGTGGATCGCCGCCGTCGGATCCGGTCCGGCCCAGGCGAGGCTGGTCACGAACAGCTGGTCCTGCCAGCGGGCCAGGTCGGCCCACAGCACGTAGACCGAGGCGTACGCGTAGGTCGACGGCGAGTCGACCAGGCCGACCACGGTGACGTCGAGCGCGTCGCCGCCGGTGCCGATCCGGAGCCGGTCGCCGACCGCGATCCGCTCGACCTTGGCGGTGTTGGTGTCGACCACCGCCTCGCCCGGACCGCCGGGGAAGCGGCCCTGGACCAGCTCCTGCCAGCGCCGGCTCGGGCGGTCGGGCAGCTGACCGATGTCGGTGTCGGTGTCGATCACCGTGCCGCCGGCCGTGCCGCCCGTCGTGCCGCCCGCCGGGCCACTGGTCGCGACCTGCTGCATGGTCCAGCCGATCAGCCAGGCGTCGGCCCCGCTCGCGCCGGCGGCGTCGAGGAGGTCGCCCGCCTCGGCCGCGGAGGGGCTGTCGACGACCGCGTCGGCGCCGGCGTACGGCTCCGCGATGCCGGCGGTGAGCCCCTCGCGCATCGCCGAGGACAGGGCCGCGGTCACCACGATGAACGCCGAGCCGATCACGACGGCGAGCAGGGCGGCGCCGTACCTGCGGGTGTGGGTGCGCAGGGAGGCCAGGATGACGGTGCGCATCAGGCCGCGACCTCGTGGCGCTCGGTGATCCGGCCGTCGGCGAGGACGACGATCTCGTCGGCGTACCGGGCCGCCTCGATCTCGTGGGTGACCATGACGACGGTCTGGCCCAGCTCGCGCACCGACTGGCGCAGCAGCGAGAGGACCTCGGCCGAGCTGGTGCTGTCGAGGTTGCCGGTGGGCTCGTCGGCGAACACGATCGCCGGCCCGGCCAGCAGCGCCCGCGCGATCGCCACCCGCTGCTGCTGGCCGCCGGAGAGCTCGGCGGGCCGGTGACCGAGGCGCTGGTTCAGCCCGAGGGTCTCCACGATGGCGGCGAACCGCTGCTGGGCGGCGGCGGTCCGGTTGCGGCCGGTGAGCTCGGTGGGGAGCCAGATGTTCTGCTCGGCGGTGAGCATCGGCAGCAGGTTGAACGCCTGGAACACGAAGCCCACGTGGTCGCGCCGGAACCGGGTCAGCGCGTCGTCACCGAGGGTCTCGAGGGGCTGGCCGGCGACCGAGACGGTGCCGGTGGTGGGCTGGTCGAGCCCGGCCAGGCAGTGCATCAGCGTGGACTTGCCGGAGCCGGAGGGGCCCATGATCGCGGTGAACCGGCCGGCGGGGAGGTCGAGGTCGACGCCGCGCAGGGCGTGGACCAGCGTGTCGCCGCGGCCGAAGGACTTGGTGAGGCCGCGAGCGCTGGCGGCGAGCAGGGAGGTCATGACACCGAGCCTCGCCGGGATCGGCGGGCGGATCGTCAGGCCACGGGTTGATCCGGCGTACGACGACGGGTGGACCTGGTGTGCCTCGCGCATCTGACGAACGGGCTCTGAGAACGGCGAGATCACAGCCCATTCGTCAGATGCGCGGCGAGGCCCCGGACGCTCAGGACCCGACCAGCCCCGTCTCGTACGCCAGCACGACCAGCTGCACCCGGTCGCGCGAGCCGGTCTTGGCGAGCAGCCGCCCGATGTGGGTCTTCACGGTGGCCTCGGAGACCACGAAGTCCGCGGCGATCTCGGCGTTCGAGAGCCCCCGGCCGACCAGGACCAGGGTCTCCCGCTCGCGCTCGGTGAGCGCGTCGAGCCGGCGGTCCGGTACGACGGAGGCCGCGGCGGGATCGGGGAGGACGCCCGCGAAGTGCTCGAGCAGGCGGCGGGTGGTGCTGGGGGCGACCACCGAGTCGCCGGCGTGGACGGTGCGGATCGCGTCGAGCAGGGTCTCGGGGGTGGCGTCCTTCAGCAGGAAGGCAGCGGCGCCGGCGCGGATCGCGGCGAAGGCGTACTCGTCGAGGTCGAAGGTGGTCAGCACGATCACCCGCGGCGGGTCGGGCCGGGCGGCGAGTCGACGGGTGGCCTCGACGCCGTCGAGGCGGGGCATCCGCACGTCCATCAGGACGACGTCGCAGCGGGTGACCGCGAGCCGCTCCAGCGCCTCGCCGCCGTCGCCGGCCTCGCCGACCACGGTGAGGCCGGGCTGGCTGTCGATGAGCATCCGGAACCCGGCCCGGACCAGGTCCTGGTCGTCGACGAGGAACACCCGGATCGGCTCGGTCACAGGGGGATCCTCGCGCACACCGTGAAGCCGCCGCCCGGCGCCGGCCCGGTGACGAGCGTGCCGTCGTGGGCGGCGACCCGCTCGCGCATGCCGGCGAGCCCGAGCCCGCGGCCGTCGTCGTGGGCGGCCGCGCCGCGGCCGTCGTCGCTCACCTCCACCACGATCGCGTCGCCGTCGACCCCCACCGCGACCGCGGCCCGGGCGCCCGGGCCGGCGTGCTTGCGGACGTTGCTGAGCGCCTCCTGCACGATCCGGTACGTCGTCAGCGCCACCCCGTCCGACACGGCGGGCACGGGCGCCAGCCGAGCCTCGACCGGCATCCCGGCCGCACGCGCCTCGTCGAGCAGCGCGGGCAGGTCGGCGAGCCGGGGCTGCGGCACCGTCGGCGCCTCCTCGGCGCGCAGCAGGCCCAGCATCCGGCGCAGCTCGGCGATCGCCTCCCGCCCGGTGCTCGCGATGGTGCCGAGGGCCGGCCCGGTCACCGCCGGGTCGTGCACCGCCGCGGCCCGGGCGCCCTCGGCCTGCACCACGATCGTGGTCAGCCCGTGGGCCACCACGTCGTGCATCTCGCGGGCGATCCGGTGCCGCTCCTCGATCGCGGCCAGCGCGGCCTGCTGGACCGACTCCCGCTCCAGCCGCTCGCCACGCTCGACCAGGGCGTCGACGTACGCCTGACGGGTGCGGCCGAGCGTGCCGAGGGTCCAGGCGACGACGACGAACAGCCCGATCGTGACGGAGTAGGCGGTGATGTTCTCGACCGTGAGCAGGTTCGCCCCGAAGCCGTGCAGCCAGTCGACGGCGGCGATCCCGGCGCCGAGCAGGCCGGTGCCGAGCGCCGCGACGGCCCAGCGCGGGCCGGCGTACCGGGCGACGGAGTAGACGGCGACCGGGAACGCGAACTGGCTCCACAGCGGGTGGTCGTTGAGCAGTGGCTGGACCGCGGTGGCCGCCGCGACCGCGGCGAACACCGCGACCGGGTGCCGGCGGCGGGCGACGAGCGGGCTGATCTGGAGCAGCATCAGCACCCCGTCGACGGCGTCGACGAAGAACAGGTAGGGCAGCACCGGCAGCAGCAGGACGACGGTCAGGGTGACGTCGAACCACCGCTCGCCGCGTGGTCCGAGACGCCAGGGTTGCCGGTGCACCGGGCCACGGTAGACGGACAGGAGCGCCCGGACGTCAGACCACGGGTGGATCCGCGGCGTACCATCGAAGACGTCGGAAGGAGTCGCCATGGTCGAGCAGTCCCGGCTGGAGCGCTACAAGCACCTGCCCCCGCCCATCGAGCCCGACAAGCTGCGGTCCTCCCAGGACGTCGACCCGGCGCCGCGCGAGGACGACGACGAGTACCGCGAGATGCTCTGGGTCGTGAACCGCTACGGCTGAGCGCCGCACACCGGGGGACCCCGCCACCGGCCCGCGCGCGTGAGTAGGGTGCCAGGCATGACCAAGTGGGAGTACCAGGTGGCGCCCGTCCTCAACCACGTCGCGGCGCAGATCCTCAACAACTTCGGCCAGGACGGCTGGGAGCTCGTCACCCTCGTCCCGGGCCAGGGCGGCAACGACATCGCCTACTTCAAGCGCCCGGCCGAGGGCTGAGTCGTGGCGACCCCGCAGGAGCGTCTGGCCGAGCTCGGGCTGACCGTCCCCGACGTGGTGCCGCCCGTCGCGGCCTATGTCCCCGCGACGCGCAGCGGCGGCTACGTCTACACCGCCGGCCAGCTGCCCATGCGCGACGGCGCGCTGATCACGACCGGCAAGGTCGGTGACACGGTGAGCGCCGAGGACGCCTACGCCTGCGCCCGCCAGTGCGCGCTCAACGCCATCGCCGCGATCAGCTCGGTCGCCGGCGACCTCGCGCAGGTGCGGATCGTCAAGGTCGTCGTCTTCGTCGCGTCGACGGTCGACTTCACCGGCCAGCCGGCGGTCGCCAACGGAGCCTCGGAGCTGTTCGGCGACGTGTTCGGCGACGCCGGCGTCCATGCCCGCTCGGCGGTCGGCGTCGCGGTGCTGCCGCTGGACGCGCCGGTCGAGGTGGAGGTCGTCGCCGAGATCCTGGCCGGGTCATGAGGATTCCACTGCCGCCGGTGCCGCTGCCGGGTCACGTGGCCGACCTCGCCGCCGAGTACGGCGACGGCCGGCGCCAGGCCGCCGAGCCGCGCGACGCCGCGACGGTGGTGCTGCAGCGCCCCGACGCGCAGGGGCGCCCGGAGGTCTACCTGCTGCGCCGCCAGACCACGATGGACTTCGCCGGTGGCATGTGCGTCTTCCCCGGTGGCGGGGTCGACCCACGCGACTACGACCACACCGTCGCCTGGGCCGGTCCGCAGCCGGCCGAGTGGGCGGCGCGGCTCGGCACCACCGAGGACGTGGCCCGCGCGCTGGTGTGCGCCGCGGTCCGCGAGACCTTCGAGGAGTCCGGGGTGCTGCTCGCCGGCACCTCCGCCGACTCCGTGGTCGCCGACACCACCGGCGACGACTGGGAGGCCGACCGGGTCGCGCTGGAGTCGCGCGAGCTGTCGATGACCGACTTCCTCGACCGCCGGGGCCTGGTGCTGCGCACCGACCTGCTCGGCATCTGGAGCGGCTGGCTGACGCCGGTCTTCGAGCCGAAGCGCTACCGGACCTGGTTCTTCGTGGCCCGGCTGCCCGAGGGGCAGGTGACCCGCGACGTCTCCTCGGAGTCCTCGGAGGTGGTCTGGCTCCCGGCCGCCGAGGCCGCCGACCAGGCCGACCGCGGCGAGCTCGCGATGCTCCCACCGACGTACCTCACCTGCCTGGAGGTCGGCACCCTCGGCGACGTCGACGCCGTGCTGGCCGCCAGCCAGGACCGCACGGTCACCATGTTCATGCCGGAGGTCGAGCCGCTCGGCGACGGGTTCACGCTGTCGATGCCCGAGCAGCTGCGCCCGCTCGTGGCGGCGCGGCGGAGCTGAGCGATGAGCGAGGCCTGGGCCGGAGGGGAGTACGGCGGCCGCGGGCGCTGCGTCCTGGCGCCCAACCCCGGGATCATGACGCTCGACGGCACCAACACCTGGGTGCTGCGCGAGCCCGGCTCCGGCCGCTCGATCGTGGTCGACCCGGGCCCGCTCCATGACGACCACCTCGCCGCTGTCGCCGAGGTCGCGGGGGAGGTGGCGGCCGTCGTGGTCACCCACCACCACCTCGACCACACCGAGGCCGCCCGTTCCTTCGCCGAGCGGATGGGCTGCGGCGTGCGCGGGCTCGACCCCGAACAGTGCTGGCGGGCCGACCCCCTCACCGACGGCGAGGTGCTCTCCGTCGGCGGGCTCGACGTCGAGGTGCTCACCACCCCCGGCCACACCACCGACTCGATCTCGCTGCTCGTCGAGGCCGACGGCGCGCTGCTGACCGGCGACATGGTCCTCGGCCGCGGTACGACGGTCATCGTCCACCCCGACGGCGACCTGGGCTCGTACTTCGACTCGATCGCCCGGATGCGCGCCCTCGTCACCGAGGGCCGGGTGAGCTCGCTGTGGCCGGCCCACGGACCGGTCCTGCCCGACGCCGCCGGCGTGCTCGACCACTACGTCGTGCACCGCCGCGAGCGCCTGGCCCAGGTCGAGTCCGCGCTCGGCCGCCTCGGCCTGTCGCCCAACGGGCTGCCGGCCGACGTCGCAGAGCATCCCACCCTGCCCCGCGAGGTCGTCGAGGTCGTGTACGCCGACGTCGACGAGTCGCTGTGGGGCGCGGCGGAGTGGTCGGTGCGGGCCCAGCTGGCCTATCTCGCGGCGCGCTGAACGACGACGCCCCTCCGCGCCGGGCGCGGAGGGGCGTCGTCGAGTCGGGCGTCAGCGCGCGCGGCGCGACATCCGCTCCATGTCGAGGATCACGACCGAGCGCGGCTCGAGGCGCAGCCAGCCGCGCGAGGCGAAGTCGGCGAGCGCCTTGTTGACCGTCTCGCGGGAGGCGCCGACCAGCTGGGCGAGCTCCTCCTGGGTCAGGTCGTGGTGGACGTGGACGCCGTCGTCGGCGGTGCGGCCGAAGCGGTCGGCGAGGTCGAGCAGCGCCTTGGCGACGCGGCCCGGGACGTCGGAGAACACCAGGTCCGCGACGACGTCGTTGGCCTTGCGCAGCCGGGCGGCCAGCTGGGCCAGCAGGCCGCGGGCGACCGTCGGGCGGCCCTCGAGCCAGCGCAGCAGGTCCTCGTGGGACAGCGACGCGAACTCGGCGTCGGTCACGCAGGTCACCGTCGCCGAGCGCGGGCCCGGGTCGAACAGCGACAGCTCGCCGAACATCTGGCCGGGGCCCATGATCGCCAGCAGGTTCTCGCGCCCGTCGGAGGAGGTGCGGCCGAGCTTCACCTTGCCCTCGAGGACGACGTACAGCTTGTCGCCGCTGTCGCCCTCGTGGAACAGCACCTCCCCGCGGCGCAGCCGGGTCGTGGCCAAAGATGTGCGCAGCCCTGCCATCGCCTCGTCGTCGAGGGCACTGAACAGTGGCGCCTGACGGAGTACGTCGTTGTCCACGCTTCCTCCAAAGAACGTAAAACCCGGTCGGCGGCATCCTAGCCAGTGCTCGATCTCACACGTAACAGGACTCGCGAGTCTGGACTGTCCCACCCACACCGTAGGGTGGCGTGCGTGCGGCCGATCGACACCAGCGACGACACGTCGACCCAGCTCGTGCGGCGGGCGCGGAAGATCGACCGGGTGCTGGGGGAGACCTATCCCGACGCCAAGGCCGAGCTCGACTTCGACAACCCCTTCGAGTGCCTGGTCGTCACCGTGCTCTCGGCGCAGACCACCGACAAGCGGGTCAACGCGGTGCGGCCGACGCTGTTCGCGGCCTACCCCGACCCGGCGTCGATGGCGGCGGCCGACCGCGCTCACCTCGAGCAGATCGTCGGTCCGCTCGGCTTCTTCCGGGCCAAGACCGAGTCGCTGCTGAAGCTGAGCGCCGCCCTCGTCGAGCGCTACGACGGCCAGGTGCCCGCCCGGCTCGAGGACCTGGTGACCCTGCCCGGCGTCGGACGCAAGACCGCCAACGTCGTGCTCGGCAACGCCTTCGACCTTCCCGGGATCACCGTCGACACCCACTTCGGCCGGCTGGCCCGGCGGCTCGGGTTCACCGAGGAGACCGACCCGGTCAAGGTCGAGCACGCCGTCGGCGCGCTGTTCCCCAAGCGCGACTGGACCATGCTGTCCCACCACCTGATCTGGCACGGCCGCCGCCGCTGCCACGCCAAGAAGCCCGCCTGCGGTGCCTGCCCGGTCGCGCGCTGGTGCCCGTCGTACGGCACCGGTCCGACGGACCCGGTCGAGGCGGAGAAGCTGGTCCGCACCGAGGGTCCCAACTGATGCGTCGCCTGCCCGCCGTGCTGGTGGCGCTGGTGGCGGCCGGCGTCCTGCTGACCGGCTGCGACAGCGTCGCTCCGGCGGCCTTCGCGTGCAAGGTCGACCCGACCACGCCCGACCTGGTCAAGGACCGCGAGGCGGCCGGCATCGCCGACTGCAGCGCGCTGCCGACCGAGGCCGGCGCCACCGACCTGCCCGACATCACGCTCGACTGCCTCGGCAGCACCTCCTCGATCTCGCTCGCCGACGTGAAGGGCCCGGCGATCGTCAACTTCTGGTCGACGACCTGCGTGCCGTGCCGGGAGGAGATGCCGGTCCTGCAGCAGTTCCACGAGGCGTACGGAAGCCAGGTGCCGCTGCTCGGCGTCAACTACCTCGACACCTACCCCGGCGCGGCGATCGACTTCGCCCGGCTCAAGGGCGTCACCTACCCCTCGGCGGCCGACACCTGCGGCGACCTGCAGGAGAGCGACCTCATCCTCAAGGTGCTGCCCCAGTTCTTCTTCGTGCGTGCGGACGGCTCCTTCGAGCAGGTGGCGGGCGGCATCGACTCGCTCGACGAGGTCGTCGCGATGGTGAAGCAGAACCTCGGCATCGACCTCGCCGCGAAGGCGACGCCGTGACCGACCTGCCGTCCGACCTGCCCGACTGGCTGCGTCCGGTCGCCGAGGGCGCCCGCGCGATCAGCGGTAGCGACCTGAGCGCCTTCCTGCCGCCCAAGGACAAGCCGGTACGCCGCGGCGCGGTGCTGATGCTCTTCGGCGACCGCGACGTACTGCTGACCGAGCGGGCCCACGACATGCGCTCCCACCCCGGCCAGGTCTCCTTCCCGGGCGGCAGCATCGACCCGGGCGAGAGCGTGGTCGAGGCGGCGCTGCGCGAGGCCGACGAGGAGATCGGGGTCGACCCGGCCGGGGTCGAGGTCTTCGCGACGCTGCCCGAGCTGTGGCTGCCGCCGTCCAACTTCGCGGTGACGCCGGTGCTCGG contains:
- a CDS encoding ABC transporter ATP-binding protein encodes the protein MTSLLAASARGLTKSFGRGDTLVHALRGVDLDLPAGRFTAIMGPSGSGKSTLMHCLAGLDQPTTGTVSVAGQPLETLGDDALTRFRRDHVGFVFQAFNLLPMLTAEQNIWLPTELTGRNRTAAAQQRFAAIVETLGLNQRLGHRPAELSGGQQQRVAIARALLAGPAIVFADEPTGNLDSTSSAEVLSLLRQSVRELGQTVVMVTHEIEAARYADEIVVLADGRITERHEVAA
- a CDS encoding NUDIX hydrolase; translation: MRIPLPPVPLPGHVADLAAEYGDGRRQAAEPRDAATVVLQRPDAQGRPEVYLLRRQTTMDFAGGMCVFPGGGVDPRDYDHTVAWAGPQPAEWAARLGTTEDVARALVCAAVRETFEESGVLLAGTSADSVVADTTGDDWEADRVALESRELSMTDFLDRRGLVLRTDLLGIWSGWLTPVFEPKRYRTWFFVARLPEGQVTRDVSSESSEVVWLPAAEAADQADRGELAMLPPTYLTCLEVGTLGDVDAVLAASQDRTVTMFMPEVEPLGDGFTLSMPEQLRPLVAARRS
- a CDS encoding ABC transporter permease yields the protein MRTVILASLRTHTRRYGAALLAVVIGSAFIVVTAALSSAMREGLTAGIAEPYAGADAVVDSPSAAEAGDLLDAAGASGADAWLIGWTMQQVATSGPAGGTTGGTAGGTVIDTDTDIGQLPDRPSRRWQELVQGRFPGGPGEAVVDTNTAKVERIAVGDRLRIGTGGDALDVTVVGLVDSPSTYAYASVYVLWADLARWQDQLFVTSLAWAGPDPTAAIHEVAPDAEVEGVDAYVQELHQQVNSGVDLVRIIVLMFGAIALVVGVLVINNTFTILFAQRTRDFALLRCVGATRSQVLRSVRLESLALGVLAAVIGVLTGLGAGHGLVALVRAQWPQTRLGEAHVTPAWLAGAAVVAIAVTLVAAWLPTRRAVRVSPLAALRPDDSTQVRTRTGRIRLALGVLALGTGALGLVAAIATANVGALAAGGTAVFLGVLLFGPVLVPALIRAAGPLTQRLLGPAGRLAAGNAVRNPRRTAATAASLLVGVTLTTAVLTGMASSRSALSADMDEQHPIDLAVTGTAPLPADLEARLRAVDGIAAAVPVPGAVARIGDLDPLPLLPATADGTAQVLHGDLPTPGPRQVIVPWDLIGDGVEVGDLVPVTVGDTTRELRVAGGEGWGEAALVRRTTLDRLAPGATTRAVWLRAAADADPEDLAGSVEAVASPVDAGVENGLAKRAYVDTQLDVLTGGVVGLLAIAVLIALVGIGNTLGLSVLERGREHALLRALGLTRRQVRRMLAAEAVLLSVVATVLGTALGVLFAWTAVRALVQPAVDGASLVLPWGQLALVVTASALAGLVAAVLPSRKASRITPAAGLSLD
- a CDS encoding RidA family protein — translated: MATPQERLAELGLTVPDVVPPVAAYVPATRSGGYVYTAGQLPMRDGALITTGKVGDTVSAEDAYACARQCALNAIAAISSVAGDLAQVRIVKVVVFVASTVDFTGQPAVANGASELFGDVFGDAGVHARSAVGVAVLPLDAPVEVEVVAEILAGS
- a CDS encoding Crp/Fnr family transcriptional regulator — encoded protein: MDNDVLRQAPLFSALDDEAMAGLRTSLATTRLRRGEVLFHEGDSGDKLYVVLEGKVKLGRTSSDGRENLLAIMGPGQMFGELSLFDPGPRSATVTCVTDAEFASLSHEDLLRWLEGRPTVARGLLAQLAARLRKANDVVADLVFSDVPGRVAKALLDLADRFGRTADDGVHVHHDLTQEELAQLVGASRETVNKALADFASRGWLRLEPRSVVILDMERMSRRAR
- the nth gene encoding endonuclease III, with translation MRPIDTSDDTSTQLVRRARKIDRVLGETYPDAKAELDFDNPFECLVVTVLSAQTTDKRVNAVRPTLFAAYPDPASMAAADRAHLEQIVGPLGFFRAKTESLLKLSAALVERYDGQVPARLEDLVTLPGVGRKTANVVLGNAFDLPGITVDTHFGRLARRLGFTEETDPVKVEHAVGALFPKRDWTMLSHHLIWHGRRRCHAKKPACGACPVARWCPSYGTGPTDPVEAEKLVRTEGPN
- a CDS encoding sensor histidine kinase; amino-acid sequence: MHRQPWRLGPRGERWFDVTLTVVLLLPVLPYLFFVDAVDGVLMLLQISPLVARRRHPVAVFAAVAAATAVQPLLNDHPLWSQFAFPVAVYSVARYAGPRWAVAALGTGLLGAGIAAVDWLHGFGANLLTVENITAYSVTIGLFVVVAWTLGTLGRTRQAYVDALVERGERLERESVQQAALAAIEERHRIAREMHDVVAHGLTTIVVQAEGARAAAVHDPAVTGPALGTIASTGREAIAELRRMLGLLRAEEAPTVPQPRLADLPALLDEARAAGMPVEARLAPVPAVSDGVALTTYRIVQEALSNVRKHAGPGARAAVAVGVDGDAIVVEVSDDGRGAAAHDDGRGLGLAGMRERVAAHDGTLVTGPAPGGGFTVCARIPL
- a CDS encoding ArsA family ATPase, producing the protein MARSSAHRPSRVGPTTGRPADPLDVDALLDDPGTGIIVCCGSGGVGKTTTSAALALRAAERGRKVVVLTIDPARRLAQSMGIEELDNTPRPVTGVGGDGRLDAMMLDMKRTFDEVVLSQASPEKAKQILANPFYIALSSSFAGTQEYMAMEKLGQIYRDAQADGSYDLIVVDTPPSRSALDFLDAPERLSSFLDGRFVRLLLAPAKGPAKLMTAGFSLITNALTRILGAQFLKDLQTFVTALDTVFGGFRQRAQQTYSLLKADGTAFLVVAAPEADALREAEYFVERLSEDDMPLAGLVVNRASPDPGGELTADEAMAAAERLRRTGAGALTAGLLRLHADRVRMVERERTLRERFATAHPQVATAVVPALAGDVHDLDGLRRVGDLLARRH
- a CDS encoding MBL fold metallo-hydrolase, producing MSEAWAGGEYGGRGRCVLAPNPGIMTLDGTNTWVLREPGSGRSIVVDPGPLHDDHLAAVAEVAGEVAAVVVTHHHLDHTEAARSFAERMGCGVRGLDPEQCWRADPLTDGEVLSVGGLDVEVLTTPGHTTDSISLLVEADGALLTGDMVLGRGTTVIVHPDGDLGSYFDSIARMRALVTEGRVSSLWPAHGPVLPDAAGVLDHYVVHRRERLAQVESALGRLGLSPNGLPADVAEHPTLPREVVEVVYADVDESLWGAAEWSVRAQLAYLAAR
- a CDS encoding response regulator; this translates as MTEPIRVFLVDDQDLVRAGFRMLIDSQPGLTVVGEAGDGGEALERLAVTRCDVVLMDVRMPRLDGVEATRRLAARPDPPRVIVLTTFDLDEYAFAAIRAGAAAFLLKDATPETLLDAIRTVHAGDSVVAPSTTRRLLEHFAGVLPDPAAASVVPDRRLDALTERERETLVLVGRGLSNAEIAADFVVSEATVKTHIGRLLAKTGSRDRVQLVVLAYETGLVGS